The DNA sequence CAaatagtatatctcatgaaggaattttcgtatcaaaaaatggatgacatatacttggATCAGCTCATcaattgccgtcgaaaaaaaaattctatctgtcttagttcaaaagttgattttttttttgctgtaggccaactttctaacgtcaccaattagaaaagagcaaaggataagctccaatttctttagcaatgagagaacttttaaagtttattaggcacatctgataccatttctctaccgcaatcccaagtccgaaaaaccgaatgataaactcagctgaaatcacgaacagaaatgggtataAACAATatatggcagcactttcggagccatccaaaaaaagttgtttttggcTTGAAAAATACAACACCAGTCCAGCccttaacaaaaagaaaagaaaagaaacgacGTTTAGTCACTATTTATCTGAATGGATCTTCAATAGCTTCAGCATATTCACCCAGATCAATTGTAACCACTTGGCTCACCAGGCATTCTCCATCctgaaatcaaaattataaagtaATATAGAAATAGACAACGATTTCCCACTTACTACGATTAGAGGGAAAACAAACCATAATTAGTATTCTTGCTCAGAGTTCCAATCTAGAAGCAGAAAAATGCAGCAGTGCAGACAAAGGTGACTCCTATTATTTGGCCTTTTTGCAATTCTACAAATTCCATATCTGCTGCCTCGTCAAAGCACGAGTCTAATCATCTTCAGGAGCTAGCGTTTAGTAGTACTCGTTAGAAACTTGGTACATGACCCAACTTGGTACATGAACTGAAGGGATTTGGCCCTTGTCACATTCTCACATCATGCTGAACCCGACCACACagatgaagaaaagaagataaaactGAAGCGCTGCTCCCATGACACGGGAATACATTATACGGGGACACAAACATGTTTAGAAACAAGGCAAGTTGGTGTCAATCCAGTCCCATTAGAACTGCCTTAATTGTCACGATTGGATTTGTCCTCATTTGGATCTATGACTAAAGCTGAATTGTATCAAAATGTACCACTTAATAACAAGCAGTTGGAAAATGTGGAAAGTTTTccacaagaaagaaaatacaaattggACTGTCCTGACTGAATTTAAGAGTCAGAATCAGGTTGAGGTAAAAACTCATATCCCTTCTTTCTCCGCCTTGGGGTAACCCTGAGGCCACTTAATGCCCACTACgtttgctacttaaaaaagcattttACTTGATTTGTTAACACTAGCAGGTGGAGTGCTAAAATAATAATGCAACACCCAATGAAATATATCCAACGATGCAATTGCTAgcttactatttcaaaattctccATAATTCATTTTATCAGCGGTCTTCaatttttgctttgattttgagaaaattttatgcatcaatttaaaattcaatattaataGTTGTATTTTTCAATTACACATTACTTTTAATGTGTTGTTTATTTCATCAGAGGTTCATATGGACCTAGATTATCCTCCGGGAACATTTGCCGTCTTTTCTTcctaaattaaatgaaaaaactgtgCTTTTGTCAGAAACTAAAGTGAAGTTACACTAAACCCAGAACGAAACCCGTCATTTACGAAAAAAACAGGTTATTCCATTTTTACTTCTTACTTCCATTTTTAATCTAGTTTTAAAGCTCCTGGTAATTTTCAAATACGGGTAGTGCTTCATTTGGAGACATATTTTGTCATatgtcctttttttatattaaaacagCACCTTAAAATTTTATGCGACACCACATTTCACTACGATGGGTCCCAAGGGTGATAAATGACACAAaaaagcctagttgccttctaaTTACTTTGGTTATTGAAAACAGGACTATAACTCGCGATTCCGTTTGAACAAGGCTTCCCTCGAAATTATACAGCCCTGGGTGCAATATGATGAGCCCTGgtgaaagaaaaacttaaagaatttcACGAAAACCAACGCGGTGGAGATTCTCTCCTTATTCTGAAATATTAAGAGTCTAATTATGccaaaaatactaaattatgaaaatatgaaTGCTAAAATATGCTAAGCTTTTAGAGTGTATGTTCGATACCAACATTAGATATTTGGGGTCATTATAAAATGAAGAGAATTCGTTGACAAGTTGTTTccgaaattctatttttagagttttggttgatTGATCTTTTATTTCCTTCATACATTTATCTTTACAGCTGTTCCCATTTCTTTGGAGCCCTGGAACTGGAACTGGAAGTGGGAATTAAAATTGCTGCTTCTCTCCTCTTTTGATGCCAAGAAGCAGATGAATAGCCAAAAACCGTATATTTTTATGAatcgtagataacttcgaagaccacactgcctttccatgacgaaagtaaaacagttcaaaatagggatgatacctttttattgacagtgaaatataaaattatttaactggatatttcgaacacatatacagtgttcatcatcagcagtaaaacagaTTTCCATAAacattccataaacagagatacaggtgaatttggattgaactcaatttatgataatttactgaggtcaaataaagtaaatatcacttcacctaagagctatgacctctgtccacgtaatacgtcagttaaatctaatgaaccagaaccgaaaaggtcaaggagatttgcctcggctgttgcattgaaaaaaataagagcaataaactatatgtaattagtttattaggtataaattctgtttatttttattcatgtcttttagttttactgctgatgatgaacactgtatatgtgttcgaaatatccagttaaataattttatatttcactgtcaataaaaaggtatcatccctattttgaactgttttactttttatgaaTCTTTCATATTCCAGATGaggaacacacacacacacatatatatatacatatatatatatatatatatatatatatatatatatatatatatatatatatatatatatatatatatatatatatatatatatatatatatatatatatataagaaaactaaCATAGGTAAACTATAGTATACAGAAATAAAACACATTGAAAAATTAAGGCAGAGAAAGAGAACAAAGAGAAAGAGTGAGAGATGATAGTTTAAAACGTTTGAGAAAAAGAGAGCAAAAGAGaacgagaaaaagaaaaacagagagAGAACACCAAAAGAAAGTAGGAAGGTGACTTACGTCAGGACAGATGCCAATAAGTGCGTCAGCATTACTGTAAAACTCTTCTTTCAAAGAAATGACAATTGTCTGTAGAGCAGAAGAAGTGGTTTGTTGCTCTATGAAACTCGCTACTTTACCAATGTTGGTGTTATCTAATGCGACGTCAATCTCATCAAGGACAAAAATGGGGGCAGACTGGTAACTGCAAAATAACAATGCACACGAAGAACCTGGCATGTAAGCAGGGGGGGGGCCTTTGGGCCCGGGttcccccgaaattttgtgaaatgtttaatttccccatggtttcttgggatttctggcaaaagtaggacatttattgagaatctagatacatgtgtgaagcctttctcgggattttacagcatgcaattaccCGGTCAaatcactgcccaattattaacccattttctgtccaagtttttaccctctttgaagtaattagcgattgtactgttttttctttgtttttttttcgtaaagagagtttgctttccacaataaaatagaattagccttgatattagggcgaaTACCctccttttcaggataaagtacagcttttagtggaacaattttggaaactatcatttttcattaaagttgAAGTTTTCGCAATAGGAGAactacccccacagcacccatattgcactgttaaccctaaaattccCTTTCAGtaggatataatagattaatcactggttctaaatcggtatgaacataacctgaacCTAAAACgcacttttgaggcttcagtcttcttcccccccatccgctacaatacttaagattaaagttaatctgtattttccgatacacgtgctttttgcatttatttagttactaaataaaaaaaaagtactactttatatctgctgtttcgaatgTTTtgctcctccccccccccccgaaaaaaacttCCTGCGTATGTGCCTTCTAAGAACAATATTTATCATTTACCATAATGATTGCCTAATGCTGACGACAATTGAAGATACCAACCCtcgttctcccccccccccccgaaaagaaGTGAACGAATAAAGAATTCATAAGATTCATAGCAAATTTAATAGGCTACTCTGGTATTTACTTCGTACAAACTTGTATCAACTAGGTAAGTTCAGGCTCATCACTTTGTCCAAGGGAAGGAGCCACCTTCGCCTTCGTTTTGATACAAAGACCTTGTGTGTTCCTCGATTACGTTTCATAATTCCCAGACCTTACCTTCCCGCCCGCAACAGACAGCTCCATAGTAAACACCAAAAATCACTCATACTGAATCGCCTCCTCGCGAAACAGGAAAGATATCGCAAGAATTTTGTTCCGAGTTTTTTTGCATTGTATAATATAGCCAAGAAAACtagtcattaattttattgttatctatttattttttatttttaactagatTTTGActcattattattatatatatatatatatatatatatatatatatatatatatatatatatatatatatatatatatatatatatatatatatatatatatatatatatatatatatatatatatatatatatatatatatatatatattctagtaCTATTTGTGACGTAAAATTCAAGTTCGGCAACCATGCcgtaaaagaatttttaaattcatttctaTACCTTCCCCTGATTTCTTCAGCTCTACTGATTGGAGCTGGTTCAACTCTGCCTAGAcatcatgaaatagtttttatccttttcaTCATGGCTCGACTCCCTCAtattaagtaaattaaataaataaaaatagtttctttaactgaaagtaaggagcgacattaaaacttaaaacgaacagaaattactccgtatatgaaatgggttgtcctctccgcagtccctcgatctttacgctaaagtttttaattgttttaaaaagtagaattgtggcaaagagtcaaactagctgccctccaatttttcggttacttaaaaagctactagaacttttaattttcaacgaacgtttttattagtaaaaaatatacgtaacttaagaattaacttacgtaacaaacttttatattcttatatttttattatgtgtacgagggggtttgtaccctcgttaatacctcgctctttacactaaatcgtaagttttgtcccaattctttaagaatgacccctgaatcaaaaaggccgtagaataaatagttgaaattactaaaaatattttagcataaagagcgaggtatttatatcctcctaaatacctcgctctttatgctaaagtatttttagaacccctcatatgcgtaataatctctgttcgttttaaatttcaatgctattccttactttcatttgaaaaaacgttttcatgtttattatttcattgttttttttatagtaatgctagaaaatcctgcgcccttttcattgaatttttcttcccccatgacatattcctcaaaggaaagatcctcccacagagccctctcccatcaaccccaccccccaaaccaaaaaatccccctgaaaacgtctgtacacttcccaataaccattactatatgtaaacactggtcaaagtttgtaacttgcagcccctcccccagcgattgtgggggagtaagtcattcccaaggacatagttattatggttttcgactatgtggcacaaaatggcaatctcaaaatttaaatctgttgacttttggaaaaaaattagcgtgggagggggcctatttgccctccaattttcttatcacttaaaaagggcactagaacttttcatttccgtaagaatgagccctcttgcgacactctatgaccacttggtcaatacgatgacccctggggaaaagaaaaaaaaaacaacaaacaaacaaataaacacacacctgtgatttgtcttctggcaaaaaatatgaaattccactttttttagataggaacttgaaatttttgctatagagttctctgatatgccgaatgcgatagtgtgattttcgttaagattctatgtcttttaggggatgtttcccccttttttcgaaaatagggcaaattttctcaggctcgtaacttttgatgggtaaaactaaacttgatgaaacttgagccgggtcgctccttactacagttctttaccacgaactgtttgaaaagaaaataattcggtatttcggggcttctgacattattactcctttgtggaagttaggctcaaaattggaaaaggattatattttttctctgggccccttccacctcttagttcgtttattttcctcctagttttcacctgttttcgctttatagttgtgttatctcttagcagttctttcgttttttgagttatggttgtggtatatatgttttatcgctcgtatatttgtgttattttcaaattatactccataatagagaggctccgaacacccaacattgtatattaagctctgaatttgaccagaacgtgaccagattcgtcctgcacccttttcattgaattttttccccatgacatatttctccaaggaaagatcctcccaaatagccccctccctcaaccctacccccaaaaccaaaaaaaatccccctgaaaacgtctgtacacttcccaataaccattattatatgtaaacactggttgaagtttgtaacttacagcccctcccccagggactgtgggagagtaagtcatccccaaatacatagttattatgattttcgactatgctgaacaaaatggcaatctcaaaattttgatccgttgacttttggaaaaaaatgagcgtgggagggggcctagatgccctccaatttttttgtcacttaaaaagggcactagaacttttcatttccgttagaatgagccctcttgcgacattctaggaccacttggtcgatacgatgacccctgggaaaaaaaacaaaaaaaaacaaataaacacgcacccgtgattttgtcttctggcaaaaaatgcaaaattccacatttttgtagataggagcttgaaacttctacagcagggttctctgatacgctgaaatggctatctcaaaattttgatttgttgactttgggaaacaaatgagcgtgggagggggcctagatgccctccaatttttttggtcacttaaaaaggggactagaacttttcatttccgttagaatgaaccctcttgcgacattctaggaccacgtggtcgatacgatgacccctggaaaaaaaaaataaaaaataaataaataaacacgcacccgtgatttgtcttctggcaaaaaatacaaaattccacatttttgtagataggagcttgaaacttcttcaggatggttctctgatacgctgaatctgatggtgtcattttcgttaagattatacgacttttagggtgtgtttccccctattttcttaaataaggcaaattttctcaggctcgtaacttttgatgggtaaaactaaacttgatgaaacttatatatttagaatcagcattaaaatgcgattcttttgatgtagctattgatatcaaaattcaattttttagagttttggttactattgagccgggtcgctccttactacagttcgttaccacgaactgtttgatcagtaaCTGTGAACAGGGGGTAAAATTACGAGAGGgatcttttctctcttgttaACTCACTTGAAAATGAGTCCTCTCGTTTCGAGCAAGAAGATTGtatgtttaaaacaaaaaagcagcCAGATTTCGCTGAATATTATTCATATATAGaactatatatatagatatataaattatatagaaACATTGAGGGATAGGTTCCTCTCATTCTCACTGCTCACTGGTTCCTCATTATTCTGATAACAAACTCcttctataatatatatttgaatGAAGTTTGTTGATTAGTTGTTATCCatagaaaagaagcaaaaacacTTAAACTATTTAGAGGTTAGTTTAATTACATAATTCAATAAATGAAAACGGCTATAATGTTTCCGCAAAGCAGTGGAAAAATCCTAACAGTTTGACTCCATTTACGACTTTTATCaacggaaaagaaaacaaaaagaaaaaaataaacaacgaaTAAATACAGTCGCAtcttaataaattccaaaaattattgaattaagCGCTGCAAATAGCATGAATGCTCAACACAGAATCACATAAAGATTGTCTCTGGTACATATATATTGTCACTggcataatttttattatgtaacaagatctagcaaaaaataaaatacagcatttttttagaaaaaaactatatacacCCTAGGTAATCTAAGGTTATATAGGGCAACAAGTAAAGAAAGCTGATGGATTTTATGTCGGAtggattttttatttcctatttAAGTAAGGGCgaacgtccagaaattatattCTATGTTCAGTTCGTTTTCAATCGCGGCAAATCGACAAACACTCaaggttatcagatttcactgccgtcattaaactcaaggggtttctcactgaaaattacgaTTATTGTATTGTCATTCTTCGTAATTCGACAAGTAAATAGtaatatttatttggaaaagaactattattcgtggagaaaattagagaaattattattcgagattttttttttgggaggaggggggttcaactcttacgaaagaaataccaggaaaacacaggaaaattaaacatttcgctgagaaatttaagcattatacaaatttaaggtgGGTGAATCCCTCGCCTGCGTGTGTGCCTGTGATCTagtcatcattatttgccaggacgcggtataaaattgtggaaattacaaataaaaattaaatattttcgggtttttacttcGTACagacctatttagaaaaatataatttaaataattgctcgcagcgaagtgaccaatttatttcattttatcaaacatttcgtggtaacgaactgtctAAATGATCCTCCATTCTCTATCCTTTTTTCCCACATTACTCTTAATTTTTATGCCTTATTCGCGTATTCCTAATTAAAGAcatggaaaaattatttgtgacaAGATACAATTTTAAACTAAACTAGATTCTCCGCAGATAGCGGACGATCCCGGCAATCGTTCATACGTTTGTTTCAACACAGCTAGCGGTGAAAAGATTGCAACTAAAACGTTGTTCATACGTTGGATTTATTGTGAAATGTGGACTTGCAACAATTTTGTATTAGACTGAATACGAACACACACCTATGGATAGACTTTATTCAAAagaggtaagttttttttacattatattttcTAGTATAGGTAGGTTTTAGAAAATTAGACTGTACTTCAACTAGTACCTGTAGTTAAAGACATGCAAAGTCTGAATAGAGAAATCTACCTAGGCTAGATACAATTAGGACTATATTTTCTAGATTGGACTGTCATATCCAACTTTTCATATCGGACTTGGGTTTGATCCTCCACCAGAAAAGTACG is a window from the Artemia franciscana chromosome 17, ASM3288406v1, whole genome shotgun sequence genome containing:
- the LOC136038262 gene encoding structural maintenance of chromosomes protein 1A-like produces the protein MPGSSCALLFCSYQSAPIFVLDEIDVALDNTNIGKVASFIEQQTTSSALQTIVISLKEEFYSNADALIGICPDDGECLVSQVVTIDLGEYAEAIEDPFR